In Verrucomicrobiota bacterium, a single window of DNA contains:
- a CDS encoding RHS repeat-associated core domain-containing protein: protein MIINSGIGNKPRFIPDPGVYDRLEVDNISLSVAPNGEVRPYLFGGVFAYNPDTYRLITKDGRVFTYNDGGSSGDGKLQSVKDRNDNLLTFTENGIFHSSGLSIQFVRDSAGRITRIDYPDYSDPDAATPGTASIQYDYDSRGDLVRQTDAAGRYVDFNYFPIVGDPIFGDAPDHFLYQILDPDGNPVAVNTYDPANGRLDTITDGEGNTTLIFYDEVQNTEARQIAVTDADGATQNLTTLTRYDDRGNILEYTNENNVVSVNVYGDPNNPDLPTEVYEPGYPTLPIARTFDNKGNMLTQTDRLGNVMSMTYDSFSNLTSEIDQLGRVIKYSYNDNGRLVQLTDPKTNSLKLSRDALGRVKDITDGENRVTQFIYPSVVDPFQTIKPAKVIRDDSSTLDLFYNSYTQVTRTVNESGDIQDFFPDEAGLLTKSRVKTSTGDIDTDYYYNFEGELVRVVNALGQETLFEYDRNSRLISRKYAPDPSQPDIYAETTFDYDELGRLISITDPLNRVTKRFYRNDGVISKIVQPDNTEINFEYDAAKNRTAVIDPNGNRTEFVYDGKNRIEQRIEVVGTENRTTLYEYDSVDNLTEIVDRLGRVRKFVYDSNNQLIKEIWIASDGLTIVKEIDLTYDNAGNLDLASDEVASFEFQFDSRNRVDFMTTTYTGQAPFTLDYSYNDVLRQQTITDGSGVNMQSIMDERGILTDIFWHGGGIAPASIKIDHNALGDIEYITRYNAITQDIANVVSSTDYEFNRALEDNGVAPQFYNASGRQELLDRLGATEAIGILQIEPALDQLIEPRTNPLRRITKVEHQDAAALPLQSFDYNYDDAGQLDDATENSKFIEYTYDLTGQLTDAVRPSFPTETENFAYDDAGNRTSANSQNYTLQLDEHNQYDQVSNYTLSHDLEGNLIARTDNTSGEVQRYTYDHRNRLAQVINESSGGSILQTVIYEYDLFDRRIRKRVDASETVWHYQGNQIWKEDNGSIITHYIHNNDGVDDVLARHRSGSGLGFYLKDRIGTVQSITNSSGNIVSTTDYSSYGEIINQTGVAEADQFGFTGREWDSEVGLYYYRARYYDPKMGRFISQDPIRFMSSEFNLKRYAENSPCSYIDPLGLASTVEKSFTLNLNTLKASPGAAKIQFSNANMFLKILQTPKGPVTVYTEVSSKGSTLILRNFSIEAFGKYPGTAAARQVMVDLGWAAKQAGYNTIRLEAERVAGALTGKNLIYLITLL from the coding sequence TTGATTATCAACAGCGGCATAGGTAACAAACCTCGCTTTATCCCCGACCCAGGAGTCTACGATAGATTGGAAGTCGATAACATCTCTTTAAGCGTGGCTCCAAATGGAGAAGTTCGCCCTTACCTATTCGGCGGCGTCTTTGCCTACAACCCGGACACTTATCGCCTCATTACCAAAGACGGACGCGTCTTTACCTATAACGACGGTGGCTCATCAGGCGATGGCAAGCTGCAGTCCGTTAAGGATAGGAATGATAATCTGCTCACCTTCACTGAGAATGGAATCTTCCATAGCTCAGGATTGAGTATCCAATTTGTTCGCGACAGCGCCGGACGTATCACGCGCATAGACTATCCTGATTATTCAGATCCAGATGCCGCAACTCCTGGCACAGCCTCAATTCAGTATGACTATGATTCTCGTGGAGATCTTGTCAGACAAACTGATGCTGCCGGAAGATATGTGGACTTCAACTACTTTCCCATTGTTGGCGATCCCATCTTTGGTGATGCGCCCGATCACTTCCTCTATCAGATCCTCGATCCTGATGGGAATCCTGTGGCAGTGAATACTTATGATCCTGCTAATGGGCGTCTTGATACCATTACCGATGGTGAAGGTAACACGACCTTGATCTTTTATGATGAAGTTCAGAATACAGAGGCTCGCCAGATTGCAGTGACGGATGCGGACGGAGCAACTCAGAACCTAACTACTTTAACTAGGTATGATGATAGAGGGAATATCCTAGAGTATACCAATGAGAATAATGTGGTTTCAGTCAATGTGTATGGTGATCCTAATAATCCGGACCTACCGACTGAGGTTTACGAACCTGGTTATCCTACATTACCAATTGCTAGGACATTTGATAATAAAGGAAATATGCTAACTCAGACAGACAGACTTGGGAATGTCATGAGTATGACATATGACTCGTTTAGTAACTTAACTAGTGAAATTGATCAATTGGGTAGAGTCATAAAATATTCATATAACGATAATGGTAGGCTTGTCCAATTGACTGATCCTAAAACTAATTCTCTTAAGCTAAGCCGTGATGCTCTTGGACGTGTTAAAGATATTACTGATGGCGAAAATAGAGTCACTCAGTTTATCTACCCAAGTGTTGTTGATCCATTCCAGACGATAAAACCTGCTAAAGTGATCAGAGATGATTCCTCTACATTAGATTTGTTCTATAATAGTTACACACAAGTCACTAGGACTGTAAATGAAAGTGGAGATATACAAGACTTCTTCCCTGATGAGGCAGGGCTATTAACCAAGAGCAGAGTCAAAACGTCTACCGGTGATATTGACACAGATTACTATTATAATTTTGAGGGTGAATTAGTAAGGGTTGTTAATGCCCTTGGTCAAGAAACCTTGTTTGAATATGATCGGAATAGCCGCTTGATCTCACGCAAATACGCACCAGATCCAAGCCAGCCAGACATCTATGCTGAGACAACTTTTGACTATGATGAGCTAGGACGTCTGATTAGCATAACAGATCCTCTAAACAGAGTGACTAAACGTTTTTACCGTAATGATGGAGTGATCTCCAAGATTGTTCAGCCAGATAATACCGAGATCAATTTCGAGTATGATGCAGCCAAAAATAGAACCGCAGTGATAGATCCCAATGGTAACAGGACTGAGTTTGTTTACGATGGTAAGAATCGTATAGAACAACGTATAGAAGTTGTTGGGACAGAAAATAGAACAACATTATATGAATATGACAGTGTTGATAATTTAACTGAGATTGTAGATCGCTTAGGACGTGTTCGTAAATTCGTCTATGATAGTAACAACCAACTAATTAAAGAAATTTGGATAGCAAGCGATGGTTTGACAATTGTTAAGGAAATTGATCTTACCTATGATAATGCAGGGAATCTTGATTTAGCGAGCGATGAGGTTGCGAGTTTTGAATTCCAATTTGATAGTCGCAATAGAGTCGATTTTATGACAACAACATACACCGGCCAAGCTCCATTTACTTTAGATTACAGCTACAACGATGTATTACGACAACAGACAATTACTGATGGATCTGGGGTCAATATGCAGAGCATTATGGATGAAAGGGGGATACTGACAGATATATTTTGGCATGGAGGTGGAATTGCTCCCGCAAGTATAAAAATAGATCATAATGCCCTTGGTGATATCGAATACATTACGAGATATAATGCTATAACCCAAGATATAGCTAACGTTGTAAGTTCCACAGACTATGAATTTAATCGCGCTTTAGAAGATAATGGCGTAGCCCCTCAATTCTATAATGCCAGTGGACGTCAAGAGCTATTAGATAGGTTGGGTGCTACTGAAGCTATAGGTATCCTGCAAATTGAGCCTGCTCTTGATCAGTTAATTGAGCCGAGAACAAATCCATTAAGGAGAATAACAAAAGTTGAGCACCAAGATGCAGCTGCCTTGCCGTTACAGTCATTTGATTATAATTATGATGATGCAGGGCAGCTTGATGATGCAACTGAAAACTCTAAATTCATAGAATACACTTATGATCTAACCGGTCAGTTAACCGATGCGGTGAGACCTTCATTCCCAACTGAAACAGAGAACTTTGCTTATGATGATGCCGGCAATAGGACTTCAGCAAATAGTCAGAACTATACGTTGCAACTCGATGAACATAATCAATACGATCAAGTAAGCAACTATACGCTTTCGCATGATCTTGAGGGCAATTTGATTGCCAGGACAGACAACACTTCCGGAGAGGTGCAAAGGTATACATATGATCACAGAAATAGGTTGGCTCAAGTCATTAATGAAAGCTCTGGGGGTTCAATACTACAGACAGTTATTTATGAATATGACTTATTTGATCGCAGAATCAGAAAGCGAGTAGATGCTTCAGAGACAGTGTGGCATTACCAGGGAAATCAAATTTGGAAGGAAGACAATGGTAGTATTATAACTCATTACATCCACAATAATGATGGTGTTGACGATGTTCTAGCACGTCATCGATCTGGTAGTGGACTTGGTTTCTATCTCAAAGACCGTATTGGAACTGTTCAATCTATTACAAATAGCTCCGGTAACATAGTTTCAACAACTGATTATTCAAGCTATGGAGAAATTATTAATCAGACTGGTGTAGCAGAAGCTGATCAGTTCGGGTTCACTGGAAGAGAATGGGATAGTGAAGTCGGTCTCTATTATTATCGTGCTAGATATTATGATCCGAAGATGGGGAGATTTATCTCTCAAGATCCTATTAGATTTATGTCCTCAGAGTTTAATTTGAAACGTTATGCTGAAAATAGCCCTTGCTCTTACATAGACCCTCTTGGGCTAGCAAGCACAGTGGAAAAGAGTTTTACTCTAAATTTGAATACGTTAAAAGCTTCCCCAGGCGCTGCCAAAATCCAGTTTAGTAATGCAAATATGTTTTTGAAAATACTTCAAACGCCTAAGGGACCTGTTACGGTATACACTGAGGTATCAAGTAAAGGTTCAACTTTAATTTTGAGGAATTTCTCTATTGAAGCTTTTGGCAAGTATCCAGGAACCGCAGCTGCGAGACAAGTTATGGTTGATTTAGGATGGGCTGCTAAACAAGCTGGATATAATACAATACGTCTTGAGGCTGAACGTGTTGCTGGGGCGCTAACAGGTAAGAATCTCATTTATTTAATAACATTACTATAG